From Watersipora subatra chromosome 2, tzWatSuba1.1, whole genome shotgun sequence, one genomic window encodes:
- the LOC137387913 gene encoding uncharacterized protein, translated as MEGDNKKPAILEMQTVKITKEGDEREQSSEDNYDIFLSRSPYLSTFLSFYLYLSLSFYLPIFLSRSLSLSFYLHIFLSRSLSLSFYLQIFLSRSLSLSFYLPIFLSRSLSLSFYLQIFLSLSLSFYLPIFLSRSLSLSFYLPIFLSLSLPIFLPPYLSIALSPYLSIYLHIFLSLSPYLSTSLSFYLAFSLSLSLSFYLPIFLSLSLSLPIFLPPYLSISLPIFLSLSLSPYLSTSLSFYLSLFFSLSP; from the exons ATGGAGGGAGATAACAAGAAGCCTGCTATCCTTGAGATGCAAACAGTAAAAATAACGAAAGAAGGTGACGAACGGGAACAGAGTTCTGAAGATAATTATGAC ATCTTTCTATCTCGCTCTCCCTATCTTTCTACCTTCCTATCTTtctatctctatctctcccTATCTTTCTACCTCCCTATCTTTCTATCTCGCTCTCTCTCCCTATCTTTCTACCtccatatctttctatctcGCTCTCTCTCCCTATCTTTCTACCTCCAGATCTTTCTATCTCGCTCTCTCTCCCTATCTTTCTACCTCCCTATCTTTCTATCTCGCTCTCTCTCCCTATCTTTCTACCTCCAgatctttctatctctctcccTATCTTTCTACCTCCCTATCTTTCTATCTCGCTCTCTCTCCCTATCCTTTTACCTCcctatctttctatctctctctctccctatctTTCTACCTCCCTATCTTTCTATCGCTCTCTCTCCCTATCTTTCTA TCTACCtccatatctttctatctctctctccctatctTTCTACCTCCCTATCTTTCTATCtcgctttctctctctctctctccctatctTTCTACCTCCCTATCtttttatctctctctctctctcttcctatCTTTCTACCTCcctatctttctatctctctcccaatctttctatccctctctctctcaccctaTCTTTCTACCTCTCTttctttctatctctctctttttttctctctctcaccATAA
- the LOC137386778 gene encoding potassium channel subfamily K member 18-like isoform X1 encodes MRTKRQKKRAEGEVREPRCTRDKCNVCCKSFAAFLFSTVGLVIMVAAYSVAGGFLFRAIEETYEHQSIEAGRADVQNITDQTVMQLWETTRRLNILYPENWTAEAHIVFTRYQRDIYRVVTGSKPLMEWDGGKVGDEIHTKWNFAGALLYAVTAITTIGYGHVTPKTSTGMACTIVYCVFGLPLTLMCVANLGKFFARVFRILYHTCCCGVCCIFCLSCKRRKAASKMTRRPNQNGGVDAAENGQTLIMSNDPNSGVNRPSRKYSFTITKGQIWLQNVKKQFSLSLKDDVTVPVYLCLVVMAIYIFSGALLFALWDGWNYMEGAYFCFVTLTTIGFGDYVPGMIQQNTTDKSSTERLVLCTIYVFLGLALVGMCIDLMQADILQKIAWIGRKIGIAGNSKNAKLNAGATHSTVIQTAEGLPDNKPVIRVQIDQPASSDVIEYEQETNLAKHNRPMCKTDKPPIVSVHSKGSSKKVKKVNLESKMKDKKTIKASGEPTNAKVKKDVELSEDFLCPPPPAYVEVEEQVLSMPSTPASHYDNLSQQTSHTPLHQRLLEVTSHSSEDPVKSVVSPSKSAVPPQGATLHLPENASSAGLSNNNSISLEMVVEASPDLENGREEEILLKVSETPA; translated from the exons ATGCGGACAAAAAGACAGAAAAAGAG AGCTGAAGGGGAGGTGAGGGAGCCGAGATGCACGAGAGACAAGTGCAATGTCTGCTGCAAGTCATTTGCTGCATTCCTATTCTCTACTGTTGGGCTAGTAATAATGGTGGCCGCGTACTCGGTAGCCGGTGGTTTTCTCTTCCGCGCAATAGAAGAGACGTACGAGCATCAGAGCATTGAGGCTGGTAGAGCAGACGTACAGAACATAACTGACCAGACTGTGATGCAGCTCTGGGAAACCACCCGCAGGTTGAACATCCTCTATCCAGAGAACTGGACCGCTGAGGCGCACATTGTCTTCACCAGATATCAG AGGGATATCTATAGAGTGGTCACTGGTTCCAAGCCGCTCATGGAATGGGATGGAGGAAAGGTAGGAGACGAAATTCACACAAAATGGAACTTTGCTGGCGCACTGCTCTACGCGGTCACCGCAATAACGACCATAG GATATGGACACGTGACGCCAAAAACCAGTACGGGAATGGCTTGTACCATTGTTTATTGCGTCTTTGGATTGCCTCTGACCCTAATGTGTGTAGCAAACCTCGGCAAGTTCTTTGCTCGAGTCTTTCGAATCTTGTACCACACCTGCTGCTGCGGAGTATGCTGCATTTTTTGTCTTTCATGCAAAAGGAGAAAGGCAGCGAGCAAGATGACTCGTCGTCCCAACCAAAATGGCGGCGTAGATGCCGCTGAAAATGGCCAAACACTGATAATGAGCAATGACCCCAACTCGGGAGTGAACAGGCCTAGTCGGAAATATAGTTTCACTATCACTAAAGGACAAATATGGCTGCAAAACGTAAAAAAGCAGTTTTCTCTCAGTCTGAAAGACGATGTTACGGTTCCAGTGTACTTATGCCTAGTAGTCATGGCCATCTATATCTTTTCTGGGGCATTGTTATTCGCTCTCTGGGATGGCTGGAACTATATGGAAGGAGCTTACTTCTGTTTTGTCACTCTGACCACAATAGGTTTTGGAGACTACGTGCCAGGTATGATTCAGCAAAATACAACAGATAAGAGTAGCACAGAACGCCTAGTACTCTGCACAATCTACGTATTTCTTGGGTTGGCGTTGGTCGGCATGTGCATCGACCTGATGCAGGCTGATATTCTACAGAAGATCGCTTGGATTGGCCGCAAGATCGGAATCGCTGGAAACAGCAAAAATGCGAAACTTAATGCAGGCGCAACACATTCGACTGTGATCCAAACGGCTGAAGGTTTGCCAGACAACAAGCCCGTTATAAGAGTCCAGATAGACCAACCAGCTTCTTCTGATGTCATTGAATACGAACAAGAAACAAACTTGGCAAAACATAATAGGCCTATGTGTAAAACAGATAAACCCCCAATAGTTTCTGTCCACAGCAAAGGATCttctaaaaaagttaaaaaggtAAATCTTGAGAGTAAAATGAAAGACAAGAAAACTATAAAAGCATCTGGGGAGCCAACGAATGCCAAGGTCAAAAAAGACGTAGAGCTAAGTGAAGATTTTCTTTGTCCGCCTCCGCCGGCATATGTAGAGGTGGAGGAGCAAGTGTTGTCCATGCCCTCCACTCCCGCTAGTCATTATGACAATCTTTCCCAACAAACCTCACATACTCCTCTTCATCAGAGGCTCCTCGAGGTGACCTCTCATTCTTCAGAGGATCCAGTAAAGTCTGTTGTATCACCCAGCAAAAGCGCAGTGCCTCCTCAAGGTGCCACATTGCACCTACCAGAGAATGCTTCAAGTGCTGGACTttctaataataacagtatttCCTTGGAGATGGTCGTTGAAGCTTCTCCAGATTTAGAAAATGGTAGAGAAGAAGAGATATTGCTAAAAGTATCAGAAACTCCTGCATGA
- the LOC137386778 gene encoding potassium channel subfamily K member 9-like isoform X2, translating to MRTKRQKKRAEGEVREPRCTRDKCNVCCKSFAAFLFSTVGLVIMVAAYSVAGGFLFRAIEETYEHQSIEAGRADVQNITDQTVMQLWETTRRLNILYPENWTAEAHIVFTRYQRDIYRVVTGSKPLMEWDGGKVGDEIHTKWNFAGALLYAVTAITTIGYGHVTPKTSTGMACTIVYCVFGLPLTLMCVANLGKFFARVFRILYHTCCCGVCCIFCLSCKRRKAASKMTRRPNQNGGVDAAENGQTLIMSNDPNSGVNRPSRKYSFTITKGQIWLQNVKKQFSLSLKDDVTVPVYLCLVVMAIYIFSGALLFALWDGWNYMEGAYFCFVTLTTIGFGDYVPGMIQQNTTDKSSTERLVLCTIYVFLGLALVGMCIDLMQADILQKIAWIGRKIGIAGNSKNAKLNAGATHSTVIQTAEGLPDNKPVIRVQIDQPASSDVIEYEQETNLAKHNRPMCKTDKPPIVSVHSKGSSKKVKKVTEMKKL from the exons ATGCGGACAAAAAGACAGAAAAAGAG AGCTGAAGGGGAGGTGAGGGAGCCGAGATGCACGAGAGACAAGTGCAATGTCTGCTGCAAGTCATTTGCTGCATTCCTATTCTCTACTGTTGGGCTAGTAATAATGGTGGCCGCGTACTCGGTAGCCGGTGGTTTTCTCTTCCGCGCAATAGAAGAGACGTACGAGCATCAGAGCATTGAGGCTGGTAGAGCAGACGTACAGAACATAACTGACCAGACTGTGATGCAGCTCTGGGAAACCACCCGCAGGTTGAACATCCTCTATCCAGAGAACTGGACCGCTGAGGCGCACATTGTCTTCACCAGATATCAG AGGGATATCTATAGAGTGGTCACTGGTTCCAAGCCGCTCATGGAATGGGATGGAGGAAAGGTAGGAGACGAAATTCACACAAAATGGAACTTTGCTGGCGCACTGCTCTACGCGGTCACCGCAATAACGACCATAG GATATGGACACGTGACGCCAAAAACCAGTACGGGAATGGCTTGTACCATTGTTTATTGCGTCTTTGGATTGCCTCTGACCCTAATGTGTGTAGCAAACCTCGGCAAGTTCTTTGCTCGAGTCTTTCGAATCTTGTACCACACCTGCTGCTGCGGAGTATGCTGCATTTTTTGTCTTTCATGCAAAAGGAGAAAGGCAGCGAGCAAGATGACTCGTCGTCCCAACCAAAATGGCGGCGTAGATGCCGCTGAAAATGGCCAAACACTGATAATGAGCAATGACCCCAACTCGGGAGTGAACAGGCCTAGTCGGAAATATAGTTTCACTATCACTAAAGGACAAATATGGCTGCAAAACGTAAAAAAGCAGTTTTCTCTCAGTCTGAAAGACGATGTTACGGTTCCAGTGTACTTATGCCTAGTAGTCATGGCCATCTATATCTTTTCTGGGGCATTGTTATTCGCTCTCTGGGATGGCTGGAACTATATGGAAGGAGCTTACTTCTGTTTTGTCACTCTGACCACAATAGGTTTTGGAGACTACGTGCCAGGTATGATTCAGCAAAATACAACAGATAAGAGTAGCACAGAACGCCTAGTACTCTGCACAATCTACGTATTTCTTGGGTTGGCGTTGGTCGGCATGTGCATCGACCTGATGCAGGCTGATATTCTACAGAAGATCGCTTGGATTGGCCGCAAGATCGGAATCGCTGGAAACAGCAAAAATGCGAAACTTAATGCAGGCGCAACACATTCGACTGTGATCCAAACGGCTGAAGGTTTGCCAGACAACAAGCCCGTTATAAGAGTCCAGATAGACCAACCAGCTTCTTCTGATGTCATTGAATACGAACAAGAAACAAACTTGGCAAAACATAATAGGCCTATGTGTAAAACAGATAAACCCCCAATAGTTTCTGTCCACAGCAAAGGATCttctaaaaaagttaaaaag GTCACAGAAATGAAGAAATTGTGA